The genomic window GCGCGGCCGACGGCTCGCCCGCGACCCGGGAGCCGTCCAGCGGAATGCGCCACAGGCGCTCACCCCGCAGGCTCGCCATCCAGATGGCGCCCTCGGCGTAGGCGACGCCGCTGGGTGAGGCCTCGGCGGGAGTCCACTGCGCCACTGGATCGGTGAAGCCCGCCCGGTCGCTTCTGCCCTCGACCTCCGGCCAGCCGTAGTTGCGGCGACGCGGGCTCCTCCTCGCCGCCCGAGCTCCCCGATGTGCAGCCCGCGCGCATCAGTACAGCGGCGGCGCAGGCCGCGGCCCAGGGCGTTATCGGAGTGGGACGGGGCACGGCGGGTTCCTCTCGATGAGGCTGATGGTGGTGCGGTTCAGGGGGCGATGGAACGAGGCGGGGCGGGCGCGACGTACACCGACCCCGCAGGGCCACCGTTGGTTGCTGATCCGGGCGGGCCCGCGTTCCCGCGCCCCGGCGACGGTGCGTCAGCTCTGCGCCCGGCCCACGGGCCACGCCTGAGCGGCCCGCAGCGCCGCGATCACACCGCCGTCGGCCAGGAGGTCGGACCCGGTGATGAAGCCGGCCTGCTGCCCGAGCAGGAAGGCCGCCGCCTCGGCAACGTCGTCGGGGGTACCGATGCGTCCGGCGGCCGACGTCTCGATCATCTGGCGGTATCCCTCGGCGCCGGGCCCGGACATCTCGTCCTGGGCCAGGGGGGTGGAGATGATGCCGGGGCTGATGCAGTTGATGCGGGCGCCGTGCTTGCCCCACTCGACGGCGGCGGCCTGCACGCGCAGCGCGTTGCCCCGCTTGGACAAGGCATAGGCGGCACCGGAGTCGCCCACCTCCTCGGGGGCCAGGAACGGCAGGGCGAGCAGCTCGGAGACGGGGGTGCTCGCCAGCGCGTGCTCGGTGTCGTACGGGTGGGCGCCCGCCATGTGGCCGGCCATGCTGGAGATGACGACACCGGCGCCGCCAGGCGCGATGACGCGGGCGAACTCGTCGAGGACCAGCGCGGTGCCGAGCAGGTCGACGTGCAGGACCTGCTCCGTGGTGCCTTGTACGGGCGAGACTCCGGCGCTGTGCACGACCTGAGTGACGGGGCCCAGCTCCGCGGCCGTGTCGGCGAGGGCCGCCACCGCGTCGGGCTGGGACACGTCGACGACGTGGGTGGACACGTCGTAGCCCGCGCCGCGAAGCTGCTCAGCGGCGACGCCCAGCGCCTTCTCGCTGTAATCGGCGAGCAGCACGATGCGGCCGATGCCCACACGACGGGCGATCGCCAGACCGATGCCGCCCGCGCCGATGATGACCGCTACGTCCTTGTCCATCGTCATCGTCTTGCTCCTGTGATCGAAAAAAAGGGGTGCTTTGCCGAGGGAGAGATCTCCTACGAGCATTCAGCCTGCTCCGCGGCGCCGCGATGTGGCAGACCGGGCTGTGCCCTGGAGCGGTGTTCAGTGACCTGCCAGGGCACCCCTCGCGGCAATGGGCTCGTGGATGGGCCCGGTGCCATGGGACAGGGGCAGTCCTGTGCCGTGGTGGGCATGGGCGATGATCTACGCGGTGATGGAGACGGCCGTCTCCTCGGGGGTGCGGGCACCGAGGTTCAGGCCGATCGGTGAGTGGAGACGGGCCAGATGCGTCTCCGGTACGCCCGCCTCCCGCGGCAGGCCCAGGCGGTGGTCGTGGGTACGCCGGGAGCCCATCGCACCCACGTACCCCACGGGCAGGCGGACCCGGCTCACCACTTGGCGATTCCGGCCGCCCGGGGGCTCGTGTCTGAAGTCTCGGCTCAGAGCAACCCCTCCGCTGTGATGGGCAGTTCGCGGATCCGGCGCCCGGTGGCGTGGAACACGGCGTTGGCGACGGCCGGTGCCACGCCGACCTGTACGACCTCGCCGAGGCCCTTGACGCCCAGGGGGTCGGCCTCGGTGTCCTCCCCTTCGAGGTAGATCGCGCGCAGGTCGGGGATGTCGGCGTTGACGGGGACGAGGTAGTCGGCGAGGTTGGCGTTCACGATCCGGCCGTCGCGGTGGTCGGTGACTGTGTGCTCAAGGAGGGCCGTGCCGATACCGCCCACCATGGCTCCGAGTGCCTGGCTGTCGGCGAGCTTCGGACTGATGATGCGGCCCGCGTCGTACACG from Streptomyces sp. DSM 40750 includes these protein-coding regions:
- a CDS encoding SDR family oxidoreductase codes for the protein MDKDVAVIIGAGGIGLAIARRVGIGRIVLLADYSEKALGVAAEQLRGAGYDVSTHVVDVSQPDAVAALADTAAELGPVTQVVHSAGVSPVQGTTEQVLHVDLLGTALVLDEFARVIAPGGAGVVISSMAGHMAGAHPYDTEHALASTPVSELLALPFLAPEEVGDSGAAYALSKRGNALRVQAAAVEWGKHGARINCISPGIISTPLAQDEMSGPGAEGYRQMIETSAAGRIGTPDDVAEAAAFLLGQQAGFITGSDLLADGGVIAALRAAQAWPVGRAQS